CGGGCGTTGTGCAGGCAGATCTCCACCGACCGCTCCCCGTGGTCCGGCTGGGTCAGCGGCTGTGCCGGGTCGTAGCTGCTGACCCCGAACCGGGCGGCCTGCGGGTCCCGCGGATAGGGCCGGGGCACGGGCAGCCTGCGGGCGATCTCGGTCGGGGTGGGCAGCCCGGAGTCGAGCACGGGCGCCCGGGGTGTCTCGCGGCGGCCGTACAGCGGGCGGCGCAGCCAGTGCGCGTAGTCGGGTACCGAGCCCAGGCGGGCGCCCAGCAGTTCGGTGGACGGGGTGAAGTAGGCGGAGGGCTCGGGCTGGTCGCGCTTGCCGCGCAGGGCCCGGATCTCGCGCAGCACTCCGCGCAGCTGGCCCGCCATGTCCTCGGCGGAGCCGAACCTGCGCTCGGGGTCGTGGGCCGTGGCCCGTTCCACGGCCAGCCGGAACGAACTGATGCCGAGCCCCGGCACGTCGTCGCCGACGGCCCAGCCGGCCAGTTCGGCCAGGGTGACCCCGACCGTGTGCACGTCGTGGGCGACGGTGAGGGGGCCCGTGCCGTCCGTCTCGGGTGCGGCGAACCACGGGGTGATGACGGGCGGCGGGTCGACGGCCCCCGCCTTGCGGACGCCGCCGAGGTCGATGACCTTGATCCCGTCGAGGTGGTGGATGACGTTGGACGGTTTCATGTCCCCGTACAGGAAGCCCATGCCGTGCAGATGGGCGAGGGCCTCCAGGATCTGGCAGCCGTAGGTGATGACGTGCTCGATGTCGAGGACGAAGGCGCCCTTACGGGTCGACTCGATGACGGCCGTCAGGGTCCGGTCGCCGACGTCCTCCATCACGATGTAGCCGCCCGACACGGTGCCGTCCGCGTTGCGGGTGCTGACGAAGTCGCGGATCTGGACGATGCGTTCGTGCCGGATGGCGACCAGGCTGCGGCGCTCCTCGCCGGCCTGGGCGGCGCCGCGTTCCGCGTACCGGTTGAGGAGGCCCTTGACCGCGACGAAGTCCTCCAGGTGGGTGTCCTCCGCCAGATAGACCCAGCCCTGGCCGCCGTGGGCGATGGGACCGCGGATGCGGTACTGGTCCTGGAGCGGTGGCCCGTCCTTCGTCAGCTCGGGGCGGTAGGAGTACGGGGCGCCGCACTGCGGGCAGTACCCCTCGTCCGGTGGCGGGGCCGCCGTGTGCGGCGGCACGAGCGGGGTACGGCACGCCTCGGCCGAGCACGTCATCACGATGCGGACCGGCTGCTCGGCGGCGGCGAGGCGCTCGGTGGGGCTGCCGGGGTCCAGCAGCGGGAGTTCGAGCAGTCCGGCGGGGCCGTGCCGCTCGGGGGCGGTGGGCAGCGGCGGCAGTCCGGGGGCACTCTCCTCGCGGCCACAGGTGTCGCAGTAGCCGGTCGACCGGACCGCTCCGCCGCAGGGTGCGCCGGTGAATCGGCGGTGCGGGCACGGAATCCTCATCGGCGCTCCGCCGGTCCGCGTCCGGGCCGCTGGCCGGGCAGACCGGGCTGGTCCGGCTGCCCGGATCCGTTCGACCGGTCGAGGTCGTCACGTAACTCCCGTAACAGCTGCTTCAGTTCCGTCAGCCGGTCCTGCGGATCGGCCAGCATGCCCAGTTCCCGCAGCCGGTGGCGGCGGGTCGCCGCGTCGACCGCGGGGCGCGGTGCCAGGGAGGCCGATTCCACCATGCCCCGCAGTCCGGCCCACTCCCGCTCGATGCGCTCGATGCGGCGTACCAGCACCTCGGCCCGTTCCTCCAGGGCGGGCACCAGCAACCGCTCCGCCACCTCGGTGAGTCCGGCCCCGTCGGCGCGGCGGAAGATGACGAGCAGCCGGAATCCGAGCGTCCTGACGCGTACGAGGAGTGACACGAGCGCGACCGGGTCGGGGTCCTCGTCCAGCCCGATCACGGCGAGCACGGGCCCCGATCCGGCGGGCCGGCCGCCGTCCGAGCGGTCCGGGGCCCTGCCGCCCTCCAACAGCCAGTCGCGGTAGGCGTTGCGCTGGTAGCGGGGCGGTCGCAGCTGCGCGACCAGGGTCTCGACG
This genomic interval from Streptomyces sp. NBC_00464 contains the following:
- a CDS encoding tetratricopeptide repeat protein, which gives rise to MRIPCPHRRFTGAPCGGAVRSTGYCDTCGREESAPGLPPLPTAPERHGPAGLLELPLLDPGSPTERLAAAEQPVRIVMTCSAEACRTPLVPPHTAAPPPDEGYCPQCGAPYSYRPELTKDGPPLQDQYRIRGPIAHGGQGWVYLAEDTHLEDFVAVKGLLNRYAERGAAQAGEERRSLVAIRHERIVQIRDFVSTRNADGTVSGGYIVMEDVGDRTLTAVIESTRKGAFVLDIEHVITYGCQILEALAHLHGMGFLYGDMKPSNVIHHLDGIKVIDLGGVRKAGAVDPPPVITPWFAAPETDGTGPLTVAHDVHTVGVTLAELAGWAVGDDVPGLGISSFRLAVERATAHDPERRFGSAEDMAGQLRGVLREIRALRGKRDQPEPSAYFTPSTELLGARLGSVPDYAHWLRRPLYGRRETPRAPVLDSGLPTPTEIARRLPVPRPYPRDPQAARFGVSSYDPAQPLTQPDHGERSVEICLHNARLLLGQDGDEALVAAREQVQAAAAIPGPGPVRQWRLSWHWGLVALRSADVLDDRQPMLEAALEHFSAVHRALPGEYAAKLALAYSAEQLGDGRPAGAGPSAYELFRAVHARNPSHVGAALGLARLALARGDRTAATEVLALVPDESRDHTVARIAALRVRAARLATGDRPLPDETEIDACLAALAPEPGTPSQVVTGDEAAWLLRTELYEWKLDAVRAAGRDPRPRDGLLRIGMPPPAVRGERAVRAELEQCYRWLARQRQGPAEYERLIDLSHAVRPQTRF